The following proteins are encoded in a genomic region of Rissa tridactyla isolate bRisTri1 chromosome 5, bRisTri1.patW.cur.20221130, whole genome shotgun sequence:
- the ZNF518B gene encoding zinc finger protein 518B — MQLKKMREILPRLYPGQVNDKNNSLTTSPKQSSEDKTNPSKGDDDQNCCYQGTEAENNKLSLISCIKCRNVQKISMQDIEKHKKPGWNEDKNFICKKCSHITPPAFHFVPEGANGVDFEKLEKKSPSKTQETFKVKNFLPGKYYCDKCRFSTKDPLQYKKHVGQHEEIKFVCSHCNYVSYTKGEFQRHLVKHTGTFPYQCEYCEYGAVRHDYIVKHTRRVHETPTKRLSNTIVNHKQKKPSQSTLFGKQKYGKIPFQNELSNSSSNVVCEIPGKATKTVCSSHDVECSTNTASFQAKTVLEPSEISVCENQSVEVEVYSPKTEPLQPGMPLTVIAPSELVVPSNCLAQIVEIKIVNGAQQLVLKLIPMKEAIYKPVDGAEEECENQGMEQSAEGKRSVSQSELLTMEVNVDKLSSVSNQLNLDSTYDKNSECLCFYDSQLSDCNSVSIQREDASKLCFHLVKGIDVHSGVIELCSPSLVINSTEKKSDLKSSRWEVDGKNLHYDLYCYEEAADIPPPKYAAVSEDKSSKNISVEAAQEGKNSSFSAVLKQKDTLPLKRNDKECMSLPVSSTETHLAGKGFDKKSVTSSEAGKNFQVTKTPACEDMTSGFRKVKRAETISQKNNLLLESLELQKMENKGNPFEGPVISSVFSLSSGAENVPEDVRWDDTTCNKKSATLLCRKIAQLMSAAESNMKSMPLRCHASSKKVLFPQENSASCEGVVPATELEQPASLSQVRGGSSVIGNEENGKDQSLTCARTSKSRVTKNSHVATPVFIPKGTMLRVLNATSSQNSNGTEIRSETSAPSVYCNEMFLPRPVPVSVSETLSSNLPCLPNQSEPDAQSRSISLRQRPKREASVKNNNRRTGVPFPKSSDVSKQSKPYSKSQLGPKNKVKQASCRELPKRKTRTQSEASSGSDTLYLLTARRLRLVPLRMNQLIKCPRRNQPVVVLNHPDVDSPEIINVMKTINKYKGQVLKVVLSERTSSFLGVKRYRKRLTLQNVETGNQGKKQNMLKMKLKKTHKNNYQVVETSPADTLQCMFKCWFCGRVYMDQEEWISHGQRHLIEATKGWDVLSLPAKKH; from the coding sequence ATGCAGttgaaaaaaatgagggaaatttTACCAAGATTGTACCCTGGCCAagttaatgataaaaataattccttaactACATCCCCAAAGCAATCTTCTGAGGATAAAACAAATCCATCAAAAGGGGATGATGACCAAAACTGCTGTTACCAAGGGACTGAGGCTGAGAACAATAAGCTGTCACTGATAAGCTgtataaaatgcagaaatgttcAGAAAATTTCAATGCAAGATATAGAAAAGCATAAGAAGCCTGGGTGGAATGAAGACAAAAATTTCATCTGCAAGAAGTGCAGTCATATTACACCACCAGCTTTCCATTTTGTTCCTGAGGGTGCCAATGGTGTAGACtttgaaaaacttgaaaaaaaatccccaagtaaAACCCAGGAAACGTTTAAAGTTAAAAATTTTCTGCCAGGTAAATACTACTGTGATAAATGTAGATTTTCAACAAAGGATCCTTTACAATATAAAAAGCATGTAGGTCaacatgaagaaattaaatttgtttgTTCCCACTGTAATTACGTATCCTACACCAAAGGAGAATTCCAGAGACATTTGGTGAAACACACTGGAACTTTTCCATATCAGTGTGAATACTGTGAATACGGTGCTGTTAGACATGACTATATAGTAAAACATACCAGAAGAGTACATGAGACACCCACAAAACGGCTGTCAAATACTATTGTAAACCACAAGCAAAAGAAGCCAAGTCAAAGCACTTTATTTGGAAAGCAGAAATATGGTAAAATTCCTTTTCAGAATGAACTTTCAAATTCCTCTTCAAACGTGGTTTGTGAGATTCCAGGTAAAGCAACTAAAACAGTCTGTTCGTCTCATGATGTAGAATGTAGCACAAACACAGCATCGTTCCAGGCTAAAACAGTATTGGAGCCATCTGAAATAAGCGTGTGTGAGAATCAAAGTGTGGAAGTTGAGGTTTATTCTCCAAAAACAGAGCCTTTACAACCTGGGATGCCTTTAACAGTAATTGCACCGTCTGAACTTGTAGTTCCTTCTAACTGTTTAGCTCAGATAGTAGAGATTAAAATAGTGAATGGAGCACAACAGTTAGTTCTTAAATTAATTCCTATGAAAGAAGCAATTTACAAACCTGTGGACGGTGCTGAAGAGGAATGTGAGAATCAAGGTATGGAACaatctgcagaaggaaaaagatcTGTGTCTCAAAGTGAGTTACTAACCATGGAAGTGAATGTAGACAAATTATCCAGTGTTAGTAACCAGCTTAATTTGGATAGTACGTATGACAAGAATTCTGAATGTCTTTGTTTTTATGATTCTCAACTCTCAGACTGTAACTCTGTATCTATACAGAGGGAAGATGCATcgaaattatgttttcatttagtGAAGGGTATTGATGTCCATTCAGGTGTTATAGAACTTTGTTCTCCATCTCTGGTGATAaatagtactgaaaaaaaaagtgatcttaAGTCCTCAAGGTGGGAAGTAGATGGAAAAAACCTACATTACGACTTGTATTGTTATGAAGAAGCTGCGGATATACCTCCTCCAAAATATGCTGCTGTTTCTGAAGATAAAAGTTCCAAGAACATTTCAGTAGAGGCTGCTCAGGAGGGcaaaaattcctctttttctgcAGTCCTTAAACAAAAGGATACATTGCCTCTAAAGAGGAATGACAAAGAATGTATGAGTCTGCCAGTCAGCTCTACAGAAACACATTTAGCTGGTAAGGGTTTTGATAAAAAATCTGTTACATCTTCTGAAGCAGGAAAAAACTTTCAGGTCACTAAAACTCCAGCTTGTGAGGACATGACTTCTGGCTTTCGCAAAGTAAAGAGAGCTGAAACCATAAGTCAAAAGAACAATCTTCTTCTGGAATCATTAGAACtacagaagatggaaaataaaggCAATCCTTTTGAGGGACCTGTTATTTCGTCTGTATTTTCCCTTAGCTCTGGGGCTGAAAACGTTCCAGAGGATGTCAGATGGGATGACACAACATGCAATAAGAAGTCAGCAACACTGCTGTGTAGAAAGATCGCTCAGCTCATGTCTGCTGCTGAATCTAACATGAAATCCATGCCTTTGAGATGTCATGCTTCTAGTAAAAAGGTACTTTTCCCACAAGAAAATTCAGCCAGCTGTGAGGGAGTTGTTCCTGCCACTGAGCTGGAACAGCCTGCGTCTTTGTCTCAAGTGCGTGGTGGAAGCAGTGTGATTGGTAACGAAGAAAACGGTAAAGATCAGTCGCTTACATGTGCAAGAACATCTAAAAGCAGGGTAACTAAAAATTCCCATGTTGCTACTCCAGTGTTTATCCCCAAAGGGACAATGCTGAGAGTGCTGAATGCTACTAGCAGTCAAAACTCAAATGGAACAGAAATCAGGAGTGAAACATCAGCTCCTTCTGTGTATTGCAATGAAATGTTTCTGCCTCGCCCGGTTCCTGTCAGTGTTTCTGAGACGCTTAGCAGTAACTTGCCATGTTTGCCTAATCAGAGTGAACCGGATGCTCAGTCCCGAAGTATATCACTCAGGCAAAGACCAAAGCGAGAAGCaagtgttaaaaataataacagacgAACTGGTGTACCGTTTCCAAAAAGCAGTGATGTGAGTAAGCAAAGCAAACCCTATTCAAAAAGTCAACTAGGTCCTAAAAATAAGGTGAAACAAGCAAGCTGCAGGGAACTTCCTAAGAGGAAAACAAGAACTCAGTCGGAAGCCAGTTCAGGTTCTGACACGTTGTATCTGTTGACAGCGAGACGTCTTCGGCTTGTACCTCTGAGAATGAATCAACTGATAAAATGCCCTCGTCGTAACCAGCCAGTTGTGGTACTAAACCATCCTGATGTTGACTCGCCAGAGATAATTAATGTCATGAAGACTATCAACAAGTATAAAGGTCAAGTCCTGAAAGTAGTTCTGTCAGAAAGGACAAGTAGTTTTCTTGGTGTCAAACGTTATCGAAAGCGTCTTACTCTTCAGAATGTTGAGACAGGAAaccaaggaaaaaagcagaatatgctaaaaatgaaactgaaaaagacCCATAAAAACAACTACCAGGTGGTGGAAACCTCACCAGCTGATACACTTCAGTGTATGTTTAAGTGTTGGTTTTGTGGAAGAGTATATATGGACCAAGAAGAATGGATAAGTCATGGGCAGAGGCACTTGATAGAGGCAACCAAGGGTTGGGATGTTCTTTCTCTTCCAGCAAAAAAGCATTAA